A genomic window from Anthocerotibacter panamensis C109 includes:
- a CDS encoding DUF1257 domain-containing protein — protein MSHFTQLKTQLRDLDNLTRALDDLKLSYEQGSVTVRGYQGQTRAAQVVLRQENHHDVGFAWNGHAFELVADLQYWKQPWTVERFLEKVNQRYAYNTVIHACAEQGFQVTTEDVNTDGTVRLVLQRWSA, from the coding sequence ATGTCTCACTTCACCCAACTCAAGACCCAGCTTCGTGATCTAGATAATCTGACCCGAGCCTTGGATGACCTCAAGCTATCCTACGAGCAAGGGAGTGTCACCGTCCGGGGCTATCAGGGCCAGACGCGCGCCGCCCAGGTCGTCCTCAGACAAGAGAATCATCACGATGTGGGTTTTGCCTGGAATGGACATGCCTTTGAACTGGTCGCCGACCTGCAATATTGGAAACAACCTTGGACTGTCGAGCGCTTCTTAGAGAAAGTCAACCAGCGCTACGCCTACAACACTGTCATCCACGCCTGTGCCGAGCAGGGCTTCCAGGTGACCACCGAGGACGTGAACACGGATGGGACCGTCCGTTTGGTTCTGCAACGCTGGAGTGCCTGA
- a CDS encoding DUF2997 domain-containing protein — MQEIEFILYPDGRVEERVSGVCGTDCMALTQAIEEKLGAVRSNDLTQDYYQQATVTQTLSSWS; from the coding sequence ATGCAGGAAATCGAATTCATACTATACCCTGATGGTCGTGTCGAAGAACGCGTCTCGGGTGTGTGCGGGACCGACTGCATGGCTTTGACCCAGGCCATTGAGGAAAAGCTAGGTGCTGTCCGCAGCAACGACCTCACCCAGGACTATTACCAGCAGGCCACTGTCACCCAGACCCTCAGTAGTTGGTCCTAG
- a CDS encoding hybrid sensor histidine kinase/response regulator, whose protein sequence is MNVSEFTHQVQAASQRAIYLRECVHTTDPPFPALMEEALAQLQATVEELQVAEEELHAQVEELLAAKEHQDRGSYQNFFDTALDGYLVTDPHGVIWEANPIAAQLLKVPLHFLIGKPLLLYFTEADRMRLRTRLALLQEAGPPIQWRAALTPREGPTLEVGLTVALSRDKAGTYLRWQIRDLKDQIQCELAATEIYALNHVLEEHTRRICALEEANQRKDELLLREHQARLVAEAAYQEAQEANHLKDVFLATLSHELRTPLNAIIGFSQLLMGGKLDKDGTQRAIQTIERNARLQAQLIEDLLDVSRIITGKLPLKLQVVETTAVVESALETIRPTAQAKGVEIISQLESPAATLHGDANRLQQVVWNLLSNAIKFTPRGGRVEVRLERVSEEFLLTVSDTGQGIRADFLPYVFERFRQADDTSTRIHGGLGLGLAIVHHLVELHGGTVSAYSAGEGKGAIFTVSLPVGSPRSYIREGTSMTPDQPNLPLLSGTYVLVVDDEPEARQLTTTILEQCGATVVTASSAREALELIAQRRPDCLLSDIAMPDMDGYTLIRQLREQEAILGSTPLPAAALTAYTQRDERSAALDAGYQLHIGKPLAPVELVIKVANLTQRRESASPGILLDTG, encoded by the coding sequence ATGAATGTGAGTGAGTTCACCCACCAAGTCCAGGCGGCATCCCAACGGGCCATCTATCTCCGGGAATGTGTACATACTACTGACCCCCCTTTCCCGGCGTTGATGGAGGAGGCCCTGGCCCAGTTGCAGGCCACAGTTGAAGAACTCCAGGTGGCTGAGGAGGAGTTGCACGCCCAGGTGGAGGAATTGCTGGCAGCCAAGGAACACCAGGACCGGGGGTCTTACCAAAACTTCTTTGATACGGCTCTGGATGGCTATCTGGTTACCGACCCCCATGGCGTGATCTGGGAGGCCAATCCCATAGCCGCCCAACTCCTTAAGGTTCCCCTGCATTTTTTGATCGGCAAGCCCCTTCTGCTCTATTTCACCGAAGCCGACCGGATGCGCTTACGCACCCGTCTGGCCTTGCTCCAGGAGGCGGGGCCTCCCATCCAATGGCGCGCCGCGCTGACCCCCCGCGAAGGCCCTACCCTGGAAGTCGGCTTGACCGTTGCCCTCAGCCGGGATAAGGCAGGGACGTATCTGCGCTGGCAAATCCGCGACCTCAAAGACCAGATCCAGTGCGAACTCGCTGCTACGGAAATCTATGCGCTCAACCACGTCCTAGAAGAGCACACGCGTCGCATCTGTGCTCTGGAGGAAGCCAACCAGCGTAAAGACGAACTACTCCTGCGCGAACATCAAGCCCGCCTGGTAGCAGAAGCAGCCTACCAGGAAGCCCAGGAGGCCAACCACCTCAAAGATGTCTTCCTCGCCACGCTCTCCCACGAACTCAGGACCCCCCTCAATGCCATCATCGGCTTTAGCCAGTTGCTCATGGGCGGGAAACTAGACAAGGACGGGACTCAGCGAGCCATTCAGACGATTGAGCGCAACGCGCGGCTACAGGCCCAACTGATCGAAGACCTCCTCGATGTCTCGCGGATCATCACCGGCAAGCTGCCCCTCAAACTACAAGTGGTCGAGACCACGGCTGTGGTCGAATCCGCGCTCGAAACCATCCGACCCACCGCTCAGGCTAAAGGGGTGGAGATCATCTCCCAGCTAGAGTCCCCGGCAGCCACCCTCCATGGCGACGCCAACCGACTCCAGCAGGTGGTCTGGAACCTCCTCTCCAATGCCATCAAATTCACGCCGCGCGGGGGCCGCGTCGAAGTCCGGCTCGAGCGCGTCAGCGAAGAGTTTTTGCTCACCGTCAGCGATACAGGACAGGGGATTCGTGCTGACTTTCTGCCCTATGTCTTTGAACGATTTCGACAAGCCGACGACACCAGCACCCGCATCCACGGGGGTCTAGGGCTGGGGCTAGCCATCGTGCACCATTTGGTAGAACTCCACGGCGGCACCGTCAGCGCCTACAGTGCAGGCGAAGGCAAGGGAGCTATCTTTACAGTGAGTCTGCCGGTGGGTTCCCCCCGCTCTTACATCCGGGAAGGCACGTCTATGACCCCCGACCAACCCAACCTCCCTCTGCTCAGTGGCACCTATGTGCTAGTCGTAGACGACGAACCCGAAGCCCGTCAGCTCACCACAACGATCCTGGAGCAGTGTGGGGCCACGGTAGTCACCGCCAGTTCAGCCCGTGAAGCCCTAGAGCTTATTGCGCAGCGACGACCGGATTGCTTGCTCAGCGACATCGCCATGCCCGATATGGACGGCTATACGCTCATCCGCCAGCTACGTGAACAAGAAGCTATCCTCGGGAGCACCCCACTCCCAGCAGCAGCCCTTACCGCCTACACCCAACGAGACGAGCGGAGCGCCGCCCTTGATGCAGGTTACCAGCTTCATATCGGCAAGCCCCTTGCTCCGGTCGAACTGGTCATCAAAGTCGCTAACCTCACCCAACGGCGGGAATCAGCCTCCCCAGGAATCCTTCTGGATACAGGTTGA
- a CDS encoding CheR family methyltransferase: MLTKHGRTMHPPLSPTFERLLEYIKQSRGFDFTGYKRSSLMRRVQRRMQMVGVDNYETYQDYLEVYPNEFAQLFNMLLINVTSFFRDRPAWNFVAAEVIPRILERKALGEPIRIWSAGCASGEEACTLAIILAEALGIKQFKERVKIYATDLDEEALIYARQASYKGCTNLSAELLERYFESDETHYQFRKDLRCCVIFGRHDLIQDAPISRIDLLVCRNTLMYLNAETQGRVLSRFHFALQERGYLFLGKAEMLLTQTRLFVPVELRHRIFVKVPQTLSWESPRLLLQNYSESVEQTLGSARLRDLAHDSGPVAHVAVDINGLLILANQRARTLLGLDSRDLGRPLRDLKVSYRPVELRSLLDQVYTERSLLAQKDVAWAPLNGEVMYLDVQVVPLQDLGGNLLGASITFTDTTLAKQLKEDLLQSNQELELAYEELQSANEELETTNEELQSTNEELQSTNEELETMNEELQSTNEELHQRTEQIHQVNEFFEAVLASLRGGVAVVGQNLQVLAWNTQAESLWGLRVEEARGQHFFSLDCGLPVDQLRASLRACLSGEAALLTSVVQATNRWEQPISCKVTCTPLKGPMGSIQGAILVMEEPEEFPP, encoded by the coding sequence ATGCTCACTAAACACGGTAGGACGATGCACCCACCTTTAAGCCCGACCTTTGAGCGCTTACTTGAATATATTAAACAGAGCCGGGGGTTTGACTTCACTGGCTACAAACGCTCTAGCTTGATGCGCCGGGTCCAACGTCGGATGCAAATGGTAGGAGTCGATAACTACGAAACCTATCAAGATTATCTGGAGGTCTATCCCAATGAGTTTGCCCAGCTCTTTAATATGCTGCTTATCAATGTCACCTCTTTTTTTCGGGACCGTCCAGCCTGGAACTTTGTCGCCGCCGAGGTGATCCCACGCATCTTGGAGCGCAAAGCGCTAGGAGAACCGATTCGGATCTGGAGTGCCGGATGCGCTTCGGGAGAGGAAGCTTGTACGCTAGCCATTATTTTGGCCGAAGCCCTTGGCATAAAACAATTCAAAGAACGGGTCAAGATCTATGCTACGGACCTGGATGAAGAAGCCCTTATCTATGCCCGTCAGGCAAGCTATAAAGGCTGCACGAACCTCTCAGCGGAGTTACTAGAGCGCTATTTTGAATCTGATGAGACCCACTATCAGTTTCGTAAGGACCTGCGTTGCTGTGTGATCTTTGGTCGCCACGACTTGATCCAGGACGCACCCATTTCCCGGATCGATCTGCTAGTTTGCCGCAATACTCTGATGTATCTCAATGCTGAGACCCAGGGACGAGTCCTGAGCCGCTTCCACTTCGCACTCCAAGAAAGAGGCTATCTGTTTTTGGGGAAGGCGGAGATGCTCCTGACGCAGACCCGTCTTTTTGTCCCCGTCGAACTTAGACACCGAATTTTTGTCAAGGTACCTCAGACCCTCTCCTGGGAATCTCCCAGGCTCCTGCTGCAAAATTACAGTGAGTCCGTCGAGCAGACGCTTGGCTCCGCTCGCCTGCGTGATCTGGCTCACGATTCCGGTCCTGTAGCCCATGTTGCCGTGGATATCAACGGTCTGCTGATCCTGGCGAACCAGCGCGCACGCACCCTTTTGGGGCTGGATAGCCGGGACTTGGGCCGACCCTTGCGAGACCTGAAGGTCTCCTATCGCCCGGTGGAGCTACGGTCTCTGTTGGATCAGGTCTATACCGAACGTAGTCTGCTGGCCCAGAAAGATGTGGCCTGGGCACCCCTCAACGGAGAGGTTATGTATCTAGACGTACAGGTAGTGCCCCTGCAAGATCTTGGAGGAAATCTACTGGGAGCATCGATTACCTTCACCGACACAACCCTTGCCAAGCAGCTTAAAGAGGATCTACTACAGTCCAACCAAGAGTTGGAACTGGCCTATGAGGAGCTGCAATCGGCCAACGAGGAGTTGGAGACCACCAACGAAGAACTCCAGTCCACCAACGAAGAACTCCAGTCCACCAACGAAGAACTAGAGACGATGAATGAAGAACTCCAGTCCACTAACGAAGAACTGCACCAGCGCACCGAGCAGATCCATCAGGTCAATGAATTCTTTGAAGCAGTCCTAGCCAGTCTGCGTGGTGGCGTGGCCGTGGTGGGCCAAAACCTCCAGGTTCTAGCCTGGAATACCCAGGCAGAGAGCTTGTGGGGACTGCGCGTCGAGGAGGCCAGGGGGCAACATTTCTTCAGTCTGGACTGCGGTCTGCCGGTGGATCAATTGCGTGCCTCCCTGCGCGCCTGTCTCTCGGGCGAGGCCGCCCTACTCACGAGCGTCGTTCAGGCCACCAATCGCTGGGAGCAGCCTATTTCCTGTAAGGTTACCTGCACCCCCCTCAAAGGGCCTATGGGCAGTATCCAGGGCGCCATCTTAGTGATGGAGGAGCCAGAGGAATTCCCCCCGTGA
- the serA gene encoding phosphoglycerate dehydrogenase, whose product MARVLVSDPIDPAGVEILQQVAHVDVLTGLAPPKLLEIIGQYDALMVRSETKVTSPVIEAGVNLKIIGRAGVGVDNIDVPTATRRGIVVVNSPGGNTIAAAEHTLALMMALARHIPQADQSIRRAEWNRARFLGVELYQKTLGILGLGKIGSHVAKVARALGMQVLAYDPYISAERASQWGAQLVDLDTVIRTADFITLHLPKTPETTRLINRETLLQMKPTTRIINCSRGGIIDEEALYEALKHKQIAGAALDVFAQEPLKESSLRELGMEVILTPHLGASTEEAQANVAIDVAEQIRDVLLGLPAKSAVNIPGLSPDVLQQLKPYLELAEILGALVGQLARGRVDTLEIRLQGVLVEKDIKPLLIAVLKGLLTPALQERVNYVNALIEARERGIHVIETKDSTGQDYMGSLHLEARTGGIEHSISGALLGEGEARITAINGMPINVAPSKWMLLTHHRDMPGIIGRVGSFLGHHNVNIAGMQVGRQVVRGEAVMMVSLDDPLSDEMLKEICTIPGIRDAYVLTL is encoded by the coding sequence ATGGCGCGTGTTCTGGTAAGTGACCCGATTGACCCCGCGGGTGTTGAGATTCTCCAGCAGGTGGCCCATGTGGATGTGCTGACGGGATTGGCCCCCCCCAAACTTCTGGAGATCATTGGGCAGTATGACGCTTTGATGGTTCGCTCCGAGACCAAGGTAACGTCCCCTGTGATCGAAGCAGGCGTCAATCTCAAGATCATTGGCCGTGCTGGAGTGGGCGTAGACAACATCGATGTACCCACCGCTACCCGTCGGGGCATTGTGGTCGTTAACTCGCCGGGGGGCAACACGATTGCGGCGGCTGAGCACACCCTGGCGCTGATGATGGCCCTCGCCCGCCATATCCCCCAAGCGGACCAATCCATCCGTCGCGCGGAGTGGAACCGGGCACGCTTCCTGGGCGTCGAGTTGTATCAAAAAACCCTGGGCATTTTGGGGCTGGGCAAGATTGGCTCCCATGTAGCTAAGGTCGCCCGCGCTCTGGGGATGCAGGTTCTGGCCTACGATCCCTATATCTCTGCTGAGCGGGCAAGCCAGTGGGGAGCCCAACTGGTGGATTTGGATACGGTGATCCGCACCGCCGACTTCATCACCTTGCACCTGCCTAAGACCCCCGAGACCACCCGGCTTATCAACCGGGAGACCCTCCTTCAGATGAAGCCCACCACCCGGATCATCAACTGTTCGCGCGGCGGGATCATCGACGAAGAAGCCCTCTACGAAGCCCTCAAGCATAAACAGATCGCAGGGGCGGCCCTGGATGTTTTCGCTCAGGAACCGCTCAAAGAGAGTTCTTTGCGCGAATTGGGCATGGAGGTGATCCTGACGCCGCACCTAGGAGCTTCTACCGAAGAAGCCCAAGCCAATGTCGCCATCGATGTCGCTGAGCAGATCCGCGATGTCCTACTCGGGCTACCGGCTAAGTCCGCCGTCAATATCCCCGGCCTCAGCCCGGATGTCCTCCAGCAACTCAAGCCCTATCTAGAACTGGCGGAGATTTTAGGTGCGCTCGTCGGTCAACTGGCACGAGGTCGGGTAGATACGCTGGAGATCCGCCTCCAGGGTGTCTTGGTCGAAAAAGACATCAAACCCTTACTCATCGCCGTCCTCAAGGGGCTACTCACCCCTGCCCTCCAAGAGCGCGTGAACTATGTCAATGCGCTGATCGAAGCCCGTGAGCGTGGCATTCATGTCATCGAGACCAAAGATAGTACCGGTCAGGACTACATGGGCTCCTTACACCTGGAGGCGCGCACGGGCGGGATTGAACATTCCATCAGCGGAGCCCTGTTAGGCGAAGGCGAGGCCCGGATTACCGCAATCAATGGTATGCCCATCAACGTCGCGCCGAGCAAGTGGATGTTGCTCACCCATCACCGGGATATGCCTGGGATCATCGGCAGAGTAGGATCTTTTTTGGGTCATCACAACGTCAATATCGCCGGGATGCAGGTGGGCCGTCAGGTAGTCCGCGGCGAAGCCGTGATGATGGTCTCGCTCGACGATCCGCTCTCTGACGAGATGCTCAAGGAGATCTGTACCATCCCCGGAATTCGCGACGCCTATGTGCTGACCCTTTAG
- a CDS encoding (2Fe-2S) ferredoxin domain-containing protein codes for MVNKVPANLTKIAQELKIGSYQWHILICADASKPNCCDKATGLAAWDYLKRRIKELDLEHGEIIVYRSKVNCLRVCTQGPIVALYPGGWWYYCATEPVLERIVQEHILGGKPVQEYLFAQNPWS; via the coding sequence ATGGTCAACAAAGTCCCCGCCAACCTGACAAAAATCGCCCAAGAACTCAAGATCGGTTCCTACCAATGGCATATCCTGATCTGCGCCGATGCCAGTAAGCCCAACTGCTGCGACAAGGCGACGGGTCTAGCCGCCTGGGACTATCTCAAGCGCCGGATCAAAGAACTCGACCTGGAGCATGGCGAAATCATCGTTTACCGCAGCAAAGTAAACTGCCTCAGGGTCTGCACCCAGGGTCCCATTGTCGCCCTCTACCCCGGAGGCTGGTGGTACTATTGCGCTACCGAGCCCGTTTTGGAGCGAATCGTACAAGAGCATATCCTGGGCGGAAAACCCGTTCAGGAGTATCTATTTGCCCAGAATCCCTGGAGCTAA
- a CDS encoding SagB/ThcOx family dehydrogenase, producing MASFCAHYHEKTKYSPEGIARSSRQLEWDSQPIPYKEYLTGQKIDLKSYLPGQNTGEDQPADPSGELGRISKLLYLTYGITAVVPYPGRPFYMRVAPSAGGLYPAEVYLVSRGTPGFPAGLYNYQVLSHSLIHFWDKPAFAALTEDCFNHPALVHTDLVLVVTGVFFRSAWRYEDRAYRRIFLDTGHLLGNLDLAASLSGLNLRLIGGFNDDRLAQLLFLDPGEEGPLCVAALCADAMPLGPTALPSPTCDTFPSLVAGQLLGYLHQVSKMEQPIAPPQPSQREDKYNFPFCLKVSMQTSPIDWQYSLGETIVRRRSTRQYTGEDLTLDELKALLNFTYQTNDYKAQGLAANPDYFDLSLLETFIAVTGVEGLEEGCYYYAPETQELRQVRFKNFRREIHYLCLGQDLGRDAGAVIFHTADLAVAVARYGERAYRYLHLDAGHLGQRLNLAAVRLKLGVSGIGGFFDDQVNEVLGIPEREAVLYITTLGRPAG from the coding sequence ATGGCAAGTTTTTGTGCGCATTATCACGAAAAAACTAAATATTCGCCTGAAGGTATTGCCCGTAGTAGCCGCCAACTGGAGTGGGATAGTCAGCCCATTCCCTATAAAGAATACCTGACGGGCCAAAAAATTGACCTTAAGTCCTACCTGCCGGGTCAAAATACGGGGGAGGACCAGCCAGCAGACCCCAGCGGTGAGTTGGGCCGTATCTCAAAATTGTTGTACCTGACCTATGGGATCACAGCGGTTGTCCCCTATCCTGGACGACCCTTTTACATGCGGGTGGCTCCCTCGGCGGGAGGGCTCTATCCGGCTGAAGTCTATTTGGTGAGCCGGGGGACTCCAGGTTTTCCGGCAGGGCTGTATAACTATCAGGTCTTGAGCCATTCTCTGATCCATTTTTGGGACAAGCCCGCTTTTGCCGCGTTGACGGAGGATTGTTTTAACCATCCCGCTCTGGTGCATACCGATCTCGTGCTGGTGGTCACTGGAGTCTTTTTTCGCTCGGCATGGCGCTACGAAGACCGGGCGTACCGCCGCATTTTCCTGGATACTGGGCATCTGCTGGGAAATTTGGACCTTGCTGCCAGTCTGAGTGGCCTAAATCTGCGGCTAATCGGCGGTTTTAACGACGACCGCCTCGCTCAGTTATTGTTCCTGGACCCCGGCGAAGAAGGCCCCTTGTGTGTGGCTGCGCTCTGTGCTGATGCTATGCCTCTAGGTCCGACCGCGCTGCCTTCCCCGACCTGCGATACATTCCCCTCTCTGGTGGCTGGTCAATTGCTGGGCTATCTGCATCAGGTCTCTAAGATGGAGCAACCTATCGCGCCACCGCAACCATCCCAGCGCGAAGACAAGTACAACTTCCCCTTTTGCCTCAAGGTCTCAATGCAGACTAGTCCTATTGACTGGCAATACAGCTTGGGCGAGACTATCGTCCGCCGTCGCTCCACCCGGCAGTATACCGGGGAGGACCTGACCCTCGACGAACTCAAAGCGCTCCTCAACTTCACCTATCAGACCAACGACTACAAGGCTCAAGGGCTAGCAGCCAACCCTGACTACTTCGACCTATCGCTGTTAGAGACTTTTATTGCCGTGACTGGGGTGGAGGGCTTGGAAGAGGGTTGCTACTACTACGCCCCGGAGACCCAGGAGTTGCGCCAGGTCCGCTTCAAAAACTTTCGCCGGGAAATTCATTACCTCTGTTTGGGCCAGGATCTGGGTCGGGATGCGGGGGCGGTCATCTTTCACACCGCCGACCTAGCCGTGGCGGTCGCTCGCTATGGGGAGCGGGCCTACCGCTATCTGCACCTAGACGCCGGTCACCTCGGTCAGCGCCTGAACTTGGCGGCTGTCCGTCTGAAGCTGGGGGTGAGCGGCATTGGGGGCTTTTTTGACGATCAGGTCAACGAGGTGCTGGGTATCCCCGAGCGTGAGGCGGTCCTCTACATCACGACGCTGGGACGACCTGCTGGTTGA
- the rpsJ gene encoding 30S ribosomal protein S10 encodes MVLAQQKIRIRLQAFDHKLLDTSCEKIVDTANRTNAAAIGPIPLPTRIRRYCVLRSPHVDKDSREHFESRTHSRIIDIYQPSTKTIDALMKLDLPSGVDIQVKL; translated from the coding sequence ATGGTCCTCGCCCAGCAAAAGATAAGAATACGCCTGCAAGCCTTTGACCACAAGCTGCTTGATACTTCCTGCGAAAAAATTGTGGACACCGCCAATCGCACCAACGCCGCAGCCATTGGCCCGATTCCGCTACCTACGCGTATCCGCCGCTACTGTGTCCTGCGCTCGCCCCACGTGGATAAAGACTCCCGCGAGCACTTCGAGTCGCGTACCCATTCGCGCATCATCGACATCTACCAGCCTTCTACCAAGACCATCGACGCGCTGATGAAATTGGACCTGCCCTCTGGGGTGGATATCCAAGTCAAGCTGTAG
- the gntT gene encoding guanitoxin biosynthesis MATE family efflux transporter GntT — protein sequence MQRRFFRLAVVNILSNLMVPLAGLIDTAFLGHLVALHPLAGVALATLLFDYLYWSFGFLRMGTTGTTAQAMGREDAQEALLSGLRNWLLGLGLGLGILFLQYPLREAGFALLRATPDVIASGRAFYNAYIWAAPATLLNFVLVGWFLGREQSGRVLVLTALSATANIALDYLFIVHWGYESAGAGWATALSQYLMFIVGMIFVLQQVRWQQIRAVAARIPEPKAMKAAFVLNRDLLVRTFVLVSVFAVFTNLGSALGTEVLVTNAVLMQVFTLGAYFIDGLAFATESLAGFFKGQGKVQELPRLLRLSGLSSLGIGLGFALFFNLLPGPLFQLITDHVAVLGRLKQYVLWMIPVLGIGSVAFMLDGYFLGLTESDSLRRGTLTAALFGFAPVAFAAWYWQSSQLLWLALVLFMVGRVIALGRQVPLTLRPVQAAYDSHPPKD from the coding sequence ATGCAGCGTCGCTTCTTTCGTCTGGCCGTCGTCAATATTCTCTCCAACCTCATGGTGCCTCTTGCCGGTCTTATCGACACGGCTTTTCTGGGACATTTGGTGGCGCTGCATCCACTGGCAGGAGTGGCACTAGCGACGCTCTTGTTTGATTACCTGTACTGGTCTTTCGGCTTCCTACGGATGGGTACCACGGGCACTACCGCTCAAGCCATGGGCCGCGAGGATGCGCAAGAGGCGCTCTTATCCGGGCTGCGCAACTGGCTTTTGGGCCTAGGGCTAGGACTGGGCATCTTATTTTTGCAGTATCCTCTCCGGGAGGCGGGTTTTGCGCTCCTCCGTGCTACCCCGGACGTCATTGCGTCGGGTCGCGCTTTTTACAATGCGTACATTTGGGCTGCTCCGGCTACCCTACTGAACTTTGTTCTAGTGGGTTGGTTTCTAGGGCGCGAGCAGAGTGGGCGGGTGTTGGTGCTCACTGCCCTCAGCGCAACTGCCAATATTGCCCTCGATTATCTTTTTATCGTCCATTGGGGCTATGAGAGTGCCGGGGCGGGTTGGGCTACCGCGCTCAGCCAATACTTGATGTTCATAGTCGGCATGATTTTCGTGCTTCAACAAGTGCGCTGGCAGCAGATCCGCGCTGTAGCGGCACGCATCCCGGAACCTAAGGCTATGAAGGCCGCCTTTGTGCTCAATCGAGATTTGCTGGTGCGCACCTTCGTACTCGTTTCGGTCTTCGCTGTATTCACAAATTTGGGCTCGGCTCTGGGTACTGAAGTCCTGGTCACCAATGCGGTACTCATGCAGGTGTTTACCCTGGGCGCGTACTTTATTGATGGGCTGGCTTTCGCCACAGAAAGTCTGGCTGGGTTCTTCAAAGGTCAGGGGAAAGTTCAGGAGTTGCCCCGACTTCTGCGCCTATCCGGGTTGAGCAGTCTCGGGATTGGGCTTGGGTTTGCGCTGTTTTTCAATCTGCTGCCGGGGCCTCTTTTTCAACTCATTACCGACCACGTTGCGGTATTAGGCCGTTTGAAGCAGTATGTGTTGTGGATGATTCCCGTCCTTGGGATTGGTTCGGTGGCTTTTATGCTAGATGGATATTTTCTGGGACTCACCGAGAGCGATAGCTTGCGCCGGGGGACGCTGACTGCTGCTCTATTTGGGTTTGCACCGGTCGCGTTTGCTGCTTGGTATTGGCAAAGTAGCCAACTATTGTGGTTGGCACTGGTGCTATTTATGGTGGGGCGGGTCATCGCTTTGGGCCGCCAAGTTCCTCTGACGCTGCGACCTGTTCAAGCTGCTTATGATTCGCACCCACCCAAGGACTAA
- a CDS encoding Uma2 family endonuclease: protein MLHPHSHLPTAADLPDSDDTPVDNELQDLIPGLLKLLLSTIWTERQDWFWGTDMALYFDPEDEPIVPDGFLALGVPRVKDENLRRSYVLWEEQVVPILALEVVSRKRRNEYRQKKLDYAALGIRYYVIYNALRQVKEHLEVYRLEHGEYVLMTGNPVWLPEIGLGIGRQRAGYQGIEREWLYWYDQTGKRYPTPEESAQLAEESAQLAEERAQLAEERAQLAEERALAEARTRQQVTMQLETLRQHLRELGIDPDA from the coding sequence ATGCTGCATCCCCATTCCCACCTACCCACCGCCGCCGACCTCCCCGACTCGGACGATACCCCTGTGGATAACGAACTACAAGATTTGATTCCTGGGCTGCTCAAATTACTCTTGTCCACCATTTGGACTGAGCGACAGGATTGGTTTTGGGGGACAGATATGGCGCTTTACTTTGACCCTGAGGACGAACCGATAGTCCCTGATGGCTTCCTCGCCTTGGGGGTGCCTCGGGTCAAGGATGAGAATCTACGAAGAAGCTATGTCCTCTGGGAAGAACAGGTCGTTCCGATTTTGGCCCTCGAAGTCGTCTCGCGCAAGCGGCGCAATGAGTATCGTCAAAAAAAACTGGACTATGCCGCGCTGGGTATCCGCTACTACGTGATTTATAACGCCCTGCGACAGGTCAAAGAACATCTAGAAGTCTACCGCTTGGAACATGGGGAGTATGTGCTGATGACCGGCAATCCGGTCTGGCTCCCTGAAATTGGCCTCGGAATTGGTCGGCAACGAGCAGGGTACCAAGGGATTGAGCGCGAATGGCTCTACTGGTACGACCAAACCGGCAAGCGCTACCCCACCCCGGAAGAGTCCGCTCAGCTAGCCGAAGAATCCGCACAACTAGCCGAAGAACGCGCTCAGCTAGCCGAAGAACGCGCTCAGCTAGCCGAAGAACGCGCCCTAGCGGAAGCACGAACCCGCCAACAAGTAACAATGCAGCTAGAAACCCTCCGTCAGCACCTGCGGGAGTTAGGCATTGATCCTGATGCTTAA